The proteins below are encoded in one region of Pontibacter deserti:
- a CDS encoding carboxypeptidase-like regulatory domain-containing protein: protein MHRYLYFFRFTLVVLLFASAPALAQRSVRISGTVLSSDKKTPVPGAGVIRYGTTKAVISDAEGKFLIDVEPDDTLLIRAVGYKPLLYLPQRLPVSEMRVNIVLQEDSIMLGEVEVTNRPSEEMIQRALRNMNRPDPNYTKNPAYVPAPKQTPPPPPPPPTVLTPISLLYDLFSREGKELRKLQELYLIQEFERRKKEQEEYNRFFKDNTGYEEKKK, encoded by the coding sequence ATGCACCGGTACCTTTACTTTTTCAGGTTTACGCTTGTCGTTTTGCTTTTTGCAAGCGCACCTGCACTTGCACAACGCAGTGTAAGAATAAGTGGCACAGTGCTGAGCTCTGATAAAAAAACACCGGTGCCAGGTGCTGGCGTTATCCGGTATGGCACTACAAAAGCTGTGATCTCTGATGCCGAAGGTAAATTCCTGATAGATGTTGAACCCGATGATACCCTGCTGATACGTGCAGTAGGTTATAAGCCATTGTTATACTTGCCCCAACGCTTGCCTGTTTCGGAGATGCGCGTGAACATTGTGCTGCAGGAAGACAGTATAATGCTGGGTGAAGTAGAAGTAACCAACCGTCCATCAGAAGAAATGATACAACGCGCGTTGCGCAACATGAACCGCCCGGACCCTAATTATACAAAAAACCCGGCTTATGTACCTGCCCCAAAGCAGACACCGCCTCCGCCTCCCCCGCCGCCAACAGTGCTAACACCAATCAGCTTGTTGTATGACCTCTTCTCCAGAGAAGGGAAAGAGCTAAGAAAACTGCAGGAATTATACCTGATACAGGAGTTTGAACGCCGCAAGAAAGAGCAGGAAGAGTATAACCGTTTCTTTAAAGACAACACCGGCTACGAAGAAAAAAAGAAGTAA
- the uvsE gene encoding UV DNA damage repair endonuclease UvsE has product MKIGYPCINQSLDCTSSRTFRLASYSEERLIEIVTSNLACLQRILEYNVQHGLYFFRLSSELVPFASHEINTYNWQEHFKPTFQQLGRYIKAHNLRISMHPDQFVVLNSPNSNTVKNSIAELVYQCTILDLMELDTTAKLQIHGGGAYGDKGSAIDRFADVYHTQLPDAVKARLCVENDDRTYTLLDCLRLHELTGMPIIFDNLHHECVNNGEPMREAVEIAAATWQPERDGILMMDYSAQALDERKGKHVQSISEQLFHDFLAETEGLDMDIMLEIKDKEASALKAVEVARALGRL; this is encoded by the coding sequence ATGAAAATAGGCTACCCCTGCATTAATCAGTCTCTGGACTGTACCTCTTCCCGCACCTTCAGGCTGGCTTCTTATTCAGAAGAGCGCCTTATCGAGATTGTGACTTCTAACCTGGCCTGCCTGCAACGGATTCTGGAGTATAATGTGCAGCATGGTCTATATTTTTTCCGATTGTCTTCTGAGCTTGTTCCTTTTGCCTCACATGAAATAAATACCTATAACTGGCAGGAGCATTTTAAACCTACATTTCAGCAGTTGGGCAGGTATATAAAGGCCCATAACTTACGCATATCCATGCACCCCGACCAGTTTGTGGTTCTTAATTCACCTAACTCTAATACAGTAAAGAACAGTATAGCTGAACTGGTGTACCAATGCACCATACTCGATTTAATGGAACTTGACACAACAGCTAAATTACAGATACACGGCGGCGGCGCTTATGGCGACAAAGGCTCTGCTATAGATCGTTTTGCAGATGTATACCACACCCAGCTACCCGATGCTGTAAAGGCCAGACTATGTGTAGAGAACGACGACCGCACCTATACTTTATTGGACTGCCTGCGCCTGCACGAACTGACAGGAATGCCTATCATATTTGATAACCTGCACCACGAATGTGTGAACAACGGCGAACCAATGCGCGAAGCGGTAGAGATAGCAGCAGCAACCTGGCAACCGGAACGGGATGGCATTTTAATGATGGATTATAGTGCACAGGCTCTCGACGAACGCAAAGGCAAACACGTGCAAAGTATATCAGAACAACTATTCCATGACTTTTTAGCTGAAACCGAAGGCTTGGATATGGACATTATGCTGGAGATAAAAGACAAGGAAGCAAGCGCCCTGAAAGCCGTAGAAGTAGCCCGGGCGCTGGGCCGGCTATAG
- a CDS encoding DUF4112 domain-containing protein: MEPQNIRYGRTPHTEKLKWVNHMVKLMDNQFRIPGTNFRFGLDPILGFLPVAGDLASFGMSAMLVMTMARHGASGKLVTLMLLNIALDTVIGSIPVLGNIFDFFFKANERNVRLLTRHYEEGRYQGSGKGIIVGVLIGIVLLFILLIWVLWELAEWIYGQLAAIF; the protein is encoded by the coding sequence ATGGAACCACAAAATATACGCTACGGCCGCACGCCCCACACCGAAAAACTGAAGTGGGTGAACCACATGGTGAAGCTAATGGATAACCAGTTCAGGATACCTGGTACCAACTTCCGTTTTGGCCTGGATCCTATACTTGGGTTTTTGCCTGTAGCCGGAGATCTGGCTTCTTTTGGTATGTCGGCAATGCTGGTAATGACTATGGCCCGGCATGGCGCAAGTGGGAAACTGGTTACCTTAATGTTATTGAATATTGCCCTGGATACGGTAATCGGAAGTATACCTGTACTTGGTAACATCTTCGACTTTTTCTTTAAAGCTAACGAGCGTAACGTGCGCCTGCTCACCCGCCATTATGAAGAAGGCAGGTACCAGGGCAGCGGTAAAGGCATAATTGTAGGTGTGCTGATAGGCATAGTGCTGCTCTTTATACTGCTGATCTGGGTGCTTTGGGAACTGGCAGAATGGATATACGGGCAATTGGCAGCTATATTTTAA